The nucleotide sequence CTTGGTCTCTTTATGGTTATCGAAACCTTACCAAGTTTCTCCGCCCTCTTCTTTCCACACCGCCTATGGGACGGTTACTCGGAGAGTCATCCGTTGACAGCCCCATGGGGCGCTGTTAGTATCCTCGCAGCCAAGAAAGGCCAACCCACCCCGGTGCGTTCGAAAAGAGAACGCGAATAGGGAAAGCGGTGAAAATCCGCTGCGGAGGCGCCACTGTAACCGGTTAGCCACCCCGCTGAAGCCACTGTCCATTAGCTTGGACGGGAAGGCGCGGGAGAGGCGATGATCCGGAAGCCAGGAGACCTGCCGGGTAGGGCTGAGTGGCCGCTCTTCGACCCAGGGAGCGACTCAGGCACCGGGCACTACGTTGAAGCACAGTGAGTCCGGTTTGTCACAATCCCTGTCGCGAGAGAGCGGCGGGGATTTTTCAGTTTGCGAACAGTGGACTCTGGGGCGCCGGACCTGCGCTCCAACGAAGACAGGCCGCGTTTCGGCGTACTGACCTGGCGTCTAAACAGGAGGCGCCTGCGCCGTTTTCCCATACTCGCAGGTTCTCCGGTACTGCTGAGACTCGCGATTGGGTCCACGGTCCTTCTGATCATATGTCTGGCCTTGGTGCTGATAGCCACTTCTGTCGGACCGTACACTATCCCTCCGGCACGTGCCCTTGAGATACTTCTCGAGCAGTTGCATCTCGGGCAGGCCGACGCCTCCAACACCGAACAGGCAATAGTCGCCAGTATCAGACTGCCAAGAATAGTTCTGGCGCTGATAGTCGGAGCGGCGCTCGGTGTGTCCGGGGCAGTCATGCAGGGCCTCTTTCGGAATCCAATGGCGGATCCCGGCATCATTGGCGTCTCCACGGGTGGCGCCCTGGGTGCGGTGATCGCGATCGCGACAGGCGCGAGCGCACTTGTGTCGCTAGCGCTGCCCGCAATGTCATTCGCCGGTGCGACAGCAACTCTGGTGCTCGTGTACGTGGTGGCGTCCGTAGGAGGGCGGTTCTCGATGGCTGCACTCCTGCTGGCAGGGGTGGCGATAGGCGCCTTCATAGCAGCGGTGATTTCGGCCATAATCCTGTTCACCGCAAACCTCCAGGCACAGCGCGAGATGCTGTTCTGGCTGGCAGGTGGACTCGGTGCTTCAACCTGGCAGGACGTCCGACTCTCGCTGCCGTTCGTCATCCTGGGCATTGCGGTCTCTGTGGTGTTGTCCCGGGACCTGAACCTGCTAATGCTCAGCGATGAGGAGGCTCGCGCGTTGGGATCGCGTGTATCGCTCACCAGGAACCTGCTTCTGGTTTCTACTTCGCTGATTACCGGAGCCGCGGTCGCTTTCTCCGGCACGATAGCCTTCGTGGGTCTGATTGCTCCACACACGCTTCGACTGTTGGTCGGCGCCGACCACCGTGTCCTCATACCTCTCAGCGCAATTGGGGGAGGTGTGTTTCTTCTCGCTGCCGACACACTCTCGAGGACAGTGGTGGACCCGGCAGAGGTGCCGGTCGGAGTGGTTACCGCGCTGACAGGCGCTCCCTTCTTCCTGGTGCTCCTCGCCCGCAATAAAGCTCGCGCATCAATGCTGTAGTCCAAGTCACGACGACGGAGGATGAGATGAATTCAAGACTATGCTCAATTTCCTTGATAGCCCTGTTCGCTGTAATTGCCGCCTTCAGCCTGGTGGCATGTGGGGCTGATTCCGAGCCAGCGGAAGTCCCTTCTGTTGCATCTTCCAGCGCGCCGCCGCCCACGCCTGCACCTGAGCCGACTCCTGTGCCCGAACCCACCTCGGCTCCTCCTCCGAGCCCAACGGCAGCACCGGCGGTCGTTGCGGTGCCAACTGCGACCTCTGTACCCGAGCCCACGGCCACGGCTGCACCTGTACCCACAGCCACAACGGTTCCCACGCCGACTGCTGTCCCGTATCCTGCGGTGGCGGGGATCGTGGACCCTTCCAACCGCGGCTGGCCTCGAGAGATCGAGACTCCAGACGGTGTGATAGTTATAGAGGAACCACCGCAGAGCGTGCTCTCTTACTCCCTGGGTCACGACGAGATGGTCCTCGCGATGCTGAGCACAGAACGGGTGGCCGCAGTAGGCAAGTTCACTGCCGATCCTGCCTACTCCAACATCGCGGAGTTCGCCAGCAGCCTGCCCATTTATGAGAAAGGTGTGGAGAATGTACTCGCTGCGGCCCCTGATCTCGTAATTGTCTCCAAATACACGGACGCCGACATTGTTGATCTCATCGAGGAAGCCGGAGTCACAGTAGTCCGGCCCGCCCTGGAGAGTTCAGCGGAGGGGAACATTCCGAACATCCTGCTGATTGGCTACATGCTGGGCGTGGAGGAGCGTGCGCTGGAGCTGGCCGCGGATATTGAGAACAGGCTGAGCGCAGTTAATGACCGAGTGCCTCCTCCTGGAGACGACTCGCGTCCTGTGGTCCTGGCACTGACAAACTATTCCGACAAGATCTACGCCGCCGGAGAGAGCACCACGGAAGGTGGAATAATTGTGGCCGGGGGTGGCGTGAATGCCGCGGCAGAAGAGGGACTCTCATCTCACCAGGAGATAAGCATCGAGTCCATAGCCGCGATGGACCCTGACGTTATCCTCGTTACTCAGCCACCCGCGTTTGGCGGAATCCAGTTCAGGGATGAGTTGCTCAGTAACGCAGTTCTCGCCGCGGTCCCGGCAGTCGCTGACGGCGAGGTCCACCTCGTCGACTCCCGACGTTACACTACACTCTCACACTGGAACGTAAGGGGGATCGAAAACACGGCTCTGCTTCTGTACCCTGACCTCTTTAGCGAGACTGAATTCGCCGACTTTGAACCATACGCTGGTCAGTAGTGCCGCACGCTCCTGACCAGTGGCACGGGGTTGACACGTACCCGTACCGGTGGTAGTTTGCAGCCAAGTTCAACTGTACCTTAATAGGATCTCTATAACTAACGCGCAGGCAGCGGGGAAGGGAGTGAAAGTCTCCCACGGCCGCGCCACTGTAAGCGGGTAGCGCTGTGACAACAGCCACTGGTCGACTTGGTTTCGACTGGGAAGGCGTCACAGCAGCGACGATCCGCGAGTCAGGATACCTGCCCCGCGCGTTGGAAGTCGGCTTCTCGCTGGTGGGAGCGCTTCCATGCCTGCATGAACAGAGCAACCGATAGTTCTACGGGTATAGACAACACAATGCGCTCCGACACCGAAAAGGTCGGAGCGTTTTTGCTTTTCCGACTCTGCCAGCGAGTTGCCGGGACTGAAAGTCCAACCGAATTCGACGGAAGGCACTTGCCTGGCAAATGATTGTAATTCTAACCACATCCGACACTGACATACTGACGCTGGATCGCGTCAGGTCTGAATTGCCTTCTGGATTCGGCGATACGCTGGCCATTAATCCCTTCGTGCTGGTACAGGACGAAGACGCCTTTAGGAAATTCATCGACGAGGACCTGGCAGACGCAGTCATCGTACTTACCCGGCTTCTCGGTGGTGATAATGCGATGGGCGAGCGGTTCTCGGAACTGGAAGCAGCCTGTCGGGATAGGGGCATTCCGCTTGTCGCGTGCTCTGGTGAACCTGTCCGCGATGCCGTCTTCGAGAGGCGTTCTACGACTCTAGCGATCGTGGCTCAGACTGCCTTCGAGTATCTCAACCACGGCGGTGTCGCCAATATGAGCAACCTGCTCAGGTTCCTGAGTGACGAGACCCAGGGAACCGACTACGGCTACGGCCCGCCCGTTCCCATGCCGCTGGACGGCGCCTACCGCCCTGGAGGAACGGATGCCGTGCCACTCGTCGAGTACAGGCAACTGTACTGCGATCCCGCGAGGCCTACAGTGGCGCTGCTCTTCTACCGGGCCCACTGGGTAAGTCAAAACGTCGAATTCGTCGACGCCATGGTGGAGGCCCTGGAACGGCGCGGCTGCAACGCCCTGCCTGTATTCTGCTCCAGTCTCCGAGAGGACGACGGAGCGGTGTTCCGCAAGTATCTGATGGACAGCGAGGGTCAGGCTGCCGTTGACGTCGTCGTCTGCACCCATAGCTTCGCGATGAGCCAGAACCGCGGTCCACACGTCGCAAACAGCTCCGACGAGAACTGGGATGTTGCCGTGCTGGAACGTCTTGACGTGCCTATTCTCCAGGCGATCGTCACGACCGAACCACAGGCGATTTGGGAAGAGCGGGACATAGGACTCAGCCCTCTGGACATCGCCATGAACATCGCGCTTCCTGAGTTGGACGGACGCATCATCACTGTGCCCGTGTCGTTCAAGGAGTCAGTCTCGCAGAACGGCGCCGGGACAGGCGTGCTGCGCCGTTATGTTCCGAACATCGAGCGCACCGAATCAGTGGCTGGTCTGGCGGCTCGGTACGCGAAACTGAGGGGCACTCCCCCGGCCGAGCGCAGGATCGCGATCGTGCTCAGCAACTATCCCACGAAGGCGTCGCGTCTGGGAAACGCCGTCGGGCTCGATACTCCGGCATCGGCAATCAACCTGCTGCACGCGATGCGCGATGCGGACTACACGGTTGAGGACATCCCTTCTGATGGCGACGAGCTGATGCGACGGCTCATTGATAAGTGTACTTACGATGCGGACTTCCTGACCCCCGAGCAGATGAGAAACGCTGAGGGAAGAGTAAGCGCAGCCGAGTACGCCGCACAGTTCGCGGGTATTCCGGCGGACGCACAGGACTCCATGAAGTCCGACTGGGGGGAGCCGCCGGGCAGCGTGTATGTCGACGACGGCCACCTCTTTATGGCGGGCCTTCGGCTTGGAAACGTTTTTGTCGGGATACAGCCGCCTCGCGGGTTTGGCGAAAATCCCATCGCCATCTATCACAGCCCTGAGCTGATGCCCACCCATCACTACATCGCGTTCTACCGATGGCTGAGAGATGGGTTTGGGGCCGATGCAGTCGTGCATCTCGGAAAGCACGGCACGCTGGAGTGGACGCCCGGCAAGGGAGTCGGACTGTCAGCCTCGTGCCTCCCAGAGGTCTGCCTGCCCGACCTGCCACACTTCTACCCGTTCATTATCAACAACCCTGGCGAGGGTACCCAGGCCAAGCGCCGCAGCCACGCTGTCATCATCGATCACCTGGTGCCCGCCATGACGACTGCCGACAGCTACGGCGACATCACCCGATGCGAGCAGCTCATGGACGAATACGCTCGCGCGCAGGGCATGGACCCGCAGAAGCTCCCCATGCTGCGTCAGCAGATCTGGGAGGTGGTGCAGAGAGCCAAGTTAAGCGAAGACCTGGGTGTGGACGAGATACCTGACGATTTCGACGACTTCATACTGCACATCGATGGCTACATCTGCGAGCTGAAGGACGCACAGATACGCGACGGTCTGCACACGCTGGGAGAGGCCCCGCAGGGTGAGATGCTGATTGGATTGCTGCTGGCCCTAACGAGGCTGAACAACGGCGATGTGCCGGGGATGCGACATGCGATCGGCGACGCGATCGGCCTGAACTACGAAGAGCTGCTGAAGGATAGAGGCGCACCGGTCAACTCCTCCGCCATGCCCAAAGCCCTTGTCGGCGCAAATGGCGGCTCACCGATTCGCAGCGCCGGTGACGTTGTGGAACGCCTTGAGGCCATATCGCGTGAGATGTATGAGAGCCTCGCCGACGCGGCGTTTGATGGCTCCGCAGCCGAGCGAATTGTCTCCGATCTGCTCGATGATAGCGGCGCGGTGCCTGACGTGCTTCGATACGTGAGTGAGACCGTCCATCCAGCCCTGGAGCGGACTACCGATGAGATCGACTCCCTGCTTCGTGGGTTCGATGGGCGCTTCATTTCGCCCGGACCCGCCGGAGCTCCGACTCGCGGCATGGCGGGTGTCCTTCCAACAGGACGCAACTTCTACTCGATGGACCCGCGTAGCATACCCTCGGAGACATCCTGGCAGATTGGCAGGCAGCTTGCGGACTCGCTCATTGAACGGTACCTGGACGATGAGGGCCAGTACCCGGAATCCGTAGGGATCAGCGTTTGGGGAACCTCGGCAATGCGTACTCACGGGGACGACATTGCCCAGATCCTGGCGCTGATTGGCGTGCGTCCGACGTGGCAGGAGGAGAGCAGGCGCGTTTCCGGCCTCGAGGTGATACCCATTGAGGAGCTTGGACGCCCCAGGATAGACGTCACCGTCCGCATAAGCGGCTTCTTTAGAGACGCCTTCCATAACCTGATCCTCATGATGGACGACGCCTTTCACAGGGTGGCCAGACTCGACGAACCTGAAGACCGGAACTTCATAAGAAAGCACTACGTTGCCGAAGTTGAAGACAAGGCCTCCTCCGGCATGAACACGGATGTCGCAGAGTCTGAATCACTGTTCAGAATCTTCGGAAGCAAGCCGGGCAGCTACGGCGCGGGAATCCTACAGGCCATAGACGACGGAAGCTGGCAGTCGGACGAGGATCTCGCGAACGTCTACACGGCGTGGGGCTCGTACGCGTACGGGAGACAGCACCACGGCGTGAGCGCAGTTCGGGAGTTCCAGCGCAGGTTTGCCGCCATCGACGTTGCCACAAAGAATCAGGACAACCGCGAGCACGACATCTTCGACTCCGACGACTACATGCAGTTCCACGGCGGAATGATAGCGACAGTCCGTGTGCTGTCGGGGGAAAACCCGCGCCAGTTCTTTGGCGACTCCTCAGACCCGAGTCTGCTCCGAACCCGAGACCTCAAGGAAGAAGCCCGGAGGGTGTTCAGGTCGCGAGTTGTCAATCCGAAGTGGATGGATTCGATGAAGCGGCACGGGTACAAGGGTGCCTTCGAGCTTGCCGCCACTGTGGACTACATGTTCGGCTACGACGCCACAGCCGAGATCATCGACGACTGGATGTACCAGGAGGTCACAGAGAAGTACGCTCTCGACCCTGAGATGCAGCGTTTCTTCGTGCAGAGCAATCCTTGGGCGCTGAGGGCCATTGCTGAACGCCTCATGGAGGCAGCTGACCGGCAGATGTGGGAGGAGCCGCCTGAAGAGATGCTGAACGAGCTTCGCCGGGTTTACCTGCGGACCGAGGCGCTTCTCGAGGATCGTCAGGAGCAATCTGTCGTATGACGACGAACGTCTCACATAGCTCGCGAGACAGCGTGTTCCCATTCAGCGCGATTGTTGGGCAGGAACGGATGAAGCTCGCACTCGTCCTGAACGCTATCAACCCCGGCATTGGCGGCGTGTTGATTCGTGGCGAGAAAGGTACTGCGAAGTCCACCGCGGCGAGGTCGCTGGCAGCGCTGCTGCCGCAGATCGACGTTGTTGCGGGATGCCCTTACAGCTGTGACCCGTCTGCGCCTTTCGACGGCTGCGAGTTTTGTGCCGGAGATGACAGCAACGCGGTCGACAGGCAGGTACGACTGGTTGAGCTGCCCGTGAGTGCGACGGAAGAGGCCGTGGTCGGAAAGCTCGACATCGAGGTGGCGATCCGCGAGGGCCGTCGCAGCTTCGAGCCTGGCCTGCTCGCGTCGGCGCACAGGGGCATCCTGTACATCGACGAAGTCAATCTGCTCAACGACCACGTCGTGGATGTGCTGCTCGATTCTGCGGCCATGGGACGTAATTTCGTCGAGCGCGAGGGGATTTCGTTCGCCCACCCGGCGCGGTTCCTGCTGATCGGCACAATGAACCCCGAGGAGGGAGATCTGCGTCCGCAGTTCATAGACCGGTTCGGGCTTGCGGTTGAGATCGACCACATCCAGGACGCCGAGCGACGGGCTGATGTAATCCGGCGTCGCATCGCATACGAACGCGATCCGAATGCCTTCCAGCAAGAGTGGGAGCAGGTGGAATCGGCTGAACGACAGCGCATAGCAAAAGCCATGGAACTCCTGCCGGCTGTCGTAGTAGACGATGGCCTCGTGACGTTCATCGCCCAGCTCTGCGCCAGTCACGAGGTAGACGGACTGCGCGCCGACATCGTCATATACAAGGCGGCCCAGACTCTTGCCGCTTACGAGGGCAGAAGTCGCGTCATTCCAGAGGACGTTGTGAGAGTGGCTGAAATGGCCCTGCTGCACAGGATGCGCCGCCAGCCCCTCGACGACCCGGAACTCAACAGTGAGCGGCTGCAGGAGATGGCCCAGCAGCTTATGGACTCGCAATCCCAGTCTCCCGAGTCCGCGCCGGATGATGTCATAACCCCGGAGATGCCAGATGTCGAGGAGCAGCCACAGTCCGGCTCTGACGAGGACGTGTTCGCCACGGGGGAGCTGTTCAAGGTTCGTCCTTTGAATCTCGATGCAATGGACAGACAGCCCCGTGCAAGTCATGGCAGACGCACCACGAGCCGCGTTCGCGATCATCGCGGCCGGTATGTGGGAGCGGAGAAACCAGATGCCGGCGTCACCGACCTGGCCCTGGATGCCACGCTCCGCGAGGCGGCGCCTTTCCAGGTGCACAGAGAAGCGTTCACCGACAGCAACCTCGCCCTGAAGTTGGAACCGTGGGATCTGCGTCAAAAGGTGCGTGAGTCCCGAGTGGGCAATCTCGTGGTCTTTCTCGTCGACTCCAGCGGCTCGATGGGCGCGCACCAGCGAATGGTGGCCGTCAAGGGCGCGGTTATGTCACTGCTGATGGACGCATATCAACGTCGAGACCGCGTCGCAATGATCGCGTTTCAGGGTACGACCTCCGAGGTGGTGCTGCCACCAACGGACAGCCCCAGGCTTGCGCAGCAGCGTCTCGACAACCTCCCGACAGGTGGACGAACGCCGATGGCGCAGGCCCTGGCGGACGCCCTCCGGCTCATCAGACAGCAGCGTCAACGCAGCCCAGACACTCCGCCTCTGTTGGCAATTGTTTCCGACTGCCGGGCCAATGTGAGTATGAAGAGTGGTGCCTCCGGCACGGACCCATTCGACGAAGCCCTAAGAGTGTGCGAGAGCCTGAAGCAGGAGAAGGTACATTCCATTGTCCTTGATCCTTCGCCGGGCTCCGACCGCTTCGGTCTCGTAAGGCGCGTCGCCGAAACGTTGGGAGGTGAATACGTACCCCTTGACGACCTGCGGGCGGCTGCGATCAGCGGCGCCGTCCGGCGGGCCCAAATCAGCACGGATACGCAAGCCTAGAAGGATATATGTGCCATTTGGCTAGCTGTATGGATTGTAGAAGTTGGAGCTAGAGCGAACCACAGGAGGTAACACAATGACAACCTTGGCAAGAGACTCGAGCGAGCTCGCACGAAAAGCAATGGGTGTCGTCCCGTGGATGGCGGGTGCGACCGTACTGCTGTACGCGATGGGTTACGTGGATGGCAGTGTCCACGCAGCTGCGTTCGTCGGCGAGAGTGGCACCGTCATGAACTTCGTGCACGAGTTCTTCCACCACGGTAGACACGTGGCCCTGATGTGCCACTAGGCCTTTGCCGTGATTCAAAGTTTGGGACCGGTATGAAGGGAACTTGCTCCTGAGGAGAGGCGTAAGGTAAATGCAACGCGTAATTTTGCGCGCCGTTATGGTGGGGGTTGTGGCAGGCCTGATTGTGGGGGTGTTCCATAACATCTTCACGGTGCCGGTCATAGAGCGTGCCATAGCACTTGAGGAGGAACGCGCCGCTGTAGTTGTGACCGCTGTCGCATCAGAGGAGGAGGAGACACCGCTTGTCTCCCTCGGGGCTCAGCGTGTTGGCCTGGCCATCGGCATGGGTATACTCGGGGTTGTGTTCGGGCTGGTGTTTGCCGGAGCTTATGGCTTACTGCGGCTGGCGCTGCCGGACTCTGCCCCGATTGCTCAGGCGATCATAGCGGGGCTGCTCGGATTCTGGGCATTGTCGTTCCTGGTGTCGCTGAAGTTTCCCTTCGTACCGCCGGGTGTCGGCTCCGAAGACACCCTTTTCTTCAGGCAGGGTTTTCACCTGCTGTTCTATGCCCTGTCTGCGCTCGGCGTAGCTGGGGTCATACTTGCGGTGAATGAGATACATGGAAGCGTATACTCTGAGGCGATGCATCTGCGGCTGTACGCGTTGACTGGCATCTTATATGGGGCGTTCCTGCTCGCCATATTCTGGATCATTCCCGGGAACCCCGACCCTGTTGAGGTACCCGCCGAACTGCTGCTGGAGTTTAATCATGTCTCCCTCGTTGGCCACCTGCTGACCTGGGGACTCATGGCGATGGGCTTCGCCTACCTGCTGAGACAGGACCTGTCTTCTAACAATGGCTGACTGCCGAATATCGGGAGGTCATGATGACAACTGACACTGATCCGACCAGGGAACCACAGTCCGTAAAGGGACCCCGCATCAACAAGGGACTGGTTGTCGTGAACACTGGCAACGGGAAAGGCAAGACGACCGCCGCGCTCGGCGTACTGTTCCGGTCCTGGGGACGGAACATGCGCGTTCAGATGTTCCAGTTCCTGAAACACACGGGAGCCCGCTTCGGAGAGAAGCGCGCCGCGGACAAGCTGGGAATACCGATCAATGCATTGGGCGACGGCTTTACCTGGCTCTCCAAGGACATGGACCACACCGAAGACCTTGCGCGCCAACAATGGGAGGTATGCAGGGAGGCGATCCTGTCAGATGAGCACGATGTAATCATCCTCGACGAGTTTACTTACCCGATGCACTACGGCTGGGTGCCGGTAGAGGATGTCCTAGAGACCCTGAAGAAGAAGCCTCACATGCTGCACGTCATCATTACGGGCAGGTACGCGCCAGATGCACTCGTCGAGTTCGCCGACCTCGTTACCGAGATGCGCGAGATCAAGCACCCGTACAAGGAACAGGGGATCAAAGCTCAGCCGGGGCTGGAGTTCTGAGCGTGAAACGCCGCCGACCCGTTCCGCATCTGAGTGACAGGTGATATCCACCTCCATGAGAGTAACCAGGGCGGTTGCCAAGGTGCCAGGTAGCTGCGGCGAGCTAGCGCAGGGGCTAATCGACGGCAACCACTTTTTGGTGAGCTGTCCCATCGACATGTATGCGACTGCGTCAGTCGAGGTTTCAGCATGGAGCGGCAGGGTCTGCGCCCCAATGGATTCGCCTAAAGCTCGCCAGTCGGTCGAGCAGACGTTGAAGCACTTCGGTCGATCAGACCTGGACGTCAATCTAAGCTTGTCCAGCACGCTGCCTCGTGGAAAGGGCATGGCAAGTAGTACCGCAGATGTATCGGCCTCGATAGCGGCAACTGCTGCTGCTCTAGGTGAGTCCGATGCGATGCCTCCTTCGGAAATTGCACGCCTGTCCCTGATGGTCGAACCCAGCGACGGGCTTATGCTGCCGGGCATTTCATTAATTGATCATAGGCACGGCACGACAGCCCGCACTATCGGTGAAGCTCCGCCCATGCGCGTGGTGGTTCTCGACTTCGGCGGCGGTGTCGACACGCTGGAGTTTAACAACGTAGACAGGGAAGACACACTCAGAGAATTGCAGCCGAGGTTCGAGGAAGCCCTGGCGATGATCGTCAGAGGGATCGAAGACGGGAGGGCTGAGGACGTGGCGGCGGGCGCGACTCTCAGTGCTGTCGCCAACCAGCACGTGTTGTTCAAGCCTCAGTTGGAAGCTGTAATGAAGCAAGCTGAAGAGCTCGGAGCTCTAGGAGTAAACGTTGCACACAGTGGAACTATCATCGGAATGCTGTTCGACGACGATTTTGCTCTCGCAGAAAGCGCAGTCTCGCACTTACGCGATGGCACTTTGGGAGTCAGGCAGATCTACGATCGGCGAGTCGTGAATGGAGGAGCGTGCCTGGTGGAGGACGCAGTCCTATGGCAACCATAACTGTCGTTGGGGTGGGCCCGGGAGATCCTGACCTGCTGACGCTGAAAGCCCGTGACGTAATCCGTGATGCTGACTATGTGGCCGGCTTCGAGACGGTGCTCGGTCCCGTTTGGGGCTGGATTCGTGGTGAGGTGTTGCCCATGCGCTACCGAGACCAGGAGGATGTCCTCGATCGACTGGCGGCCTATGCCCGTTCAGGAAAGACATGCGTCGTCTGCGCATGGGGCGATCTGAACTTCTCGGCTAGGGAGTTGCTCGACCGTGTACGGAGGCGGGCAGATGTCGTACTCATCCCTGGAATTAGCTCGGTTCAGGTTGCGTGTGCCCGGCTCGGTCTGACCATGGAGACGTCTGTGTTCATCACCCTTCATGCGCGAGACGGACACGAGCACGGCCTGCGTGAACTGGTCGAGATGCTCAAGCAGCGCCAACGCAACCTGATCGTACTGCCGCGACCGTTCGACCTGATGCCGTCCGCCATCGCCGCGCGGTTGCTCGAAGATGGCATCGCAGCCGGAACGCCGCTCCTTTCCTTGCAGCGTTTGTCTCTGCCGGGAGAGAGAATCGATGCTTACACGGTTGAGTCGCTGGCTTCGGAAGCAGCAGACTTCAGCGATCTTACCATCCTTACATTCCCGGTCGAACGGTAGTCAGCAACTGCTGAACTAAACTCAGTCCCGGTGATTGGAAGCCGCGGCATGGCTGGAATGACCCCT is from Dehalococcoidia bacterium and encodes:
- a CDS encoding magnesium chelatase subunit D family protein → MTTNVSHSSRDSVFPFSAIVGQERMKLALVLNAINPGIGGVLIRGEKGTAKSTAARSLAALLPQIDVVAGCPYSCDPSAPFDGCEFCAGDDSNAVDRQVRLVELPVSATEEAVVGKLDIEVAIREGRRSFEPGLLASAHRGILYIDEVNLLNDHVVDVLLDSAAMGRNFVEREGISFAHPARFLLIGTMNPEEGDLRPQFIDRFGLAVEIDHIQDAERRADVIRRRIAYERDPNAFQQEWEQVESAERQRIAKAMELLPAVVVDDGLVTFIAQLCASHEVDGLRADIVIYKAAQTLAAYEGRSRVIPEDVVRVAEMALLHRMRRQPLDDPELNSERLQEMAQQLMDSQSQSPESAPDDVITPEMPDVEEQPQSGSDEDVFATGELFKVRPLNLDAMDRQPRASHGRRTTSRVRDHRGRYVGAEKPDAGVTDLALDATLREAAPFQVHREAFTDSNLALKLEPWDLRQKVRESRVGNLVVFLVDSSGSMGAHQRMVAVKGAVMSLLMDAYQRRDRVAMIAFQGTTSEVVLPPTDSPRLAQQRLDNLPTGGRTPMAQALADALRLIRQQRQRSPDTPPLLAIVSDCRANVSMKSGASGTDPFDEALRVCESLKQEKVHSIVLDPSPGSDRFGLVRRVAETLGGEYVPLDDLRAAAISGAVRRAQISTDTQA
- a CDS encoding ABC transporter substrate-binding protein — encoded protein: MNSRLCSISLIALFAVIAAFSLVACGADSEPAEVPSVASSSAPPPTPAPEPTPVPEPTSAPPPSPTAAPAVVAVPTATSVPEPTATAAPVPTATTVPTPTAVPYPAVAGIVDPSNRGWPREIETPDGVIVIEEPPQSVLSYSLGHDEMVLAMLSTERVAAVGKFTADPAYSNIAEFASSLPIYEKGVENVLAAAPDLVIVSKYTDADIVDLIEEAGVTVVRPALESSAEGNIPNILLIGYMLGVEERALELAADIENRLSAVNDRVPPPGDDSRPVVLALTNYSDKIYAAGESTTEGGIIVAGGGVNAAAEEGLSSHQEISIESIAAMDPDVILVTQPPAFGGIQFRDELLSNAVLAAVPAVADGEVHLVDSRRYTTLSHWNVRGIENTALLLYPDLFSETEFADFEPYAGQ
- a CDS encoding iron chelate uptake ABC transporter family permease subunit yields the protein MRTVDSGAPDLRSNEDRPRFGVLTWRLNRRRLRRFPILAGSPVLLRLAIGSTVLLIICLALVLIATSVGPYTIPPARALEILLEQLHLGQADASNTEQAIVASIRLPRIVLALIVGAALGVSGAVMQGLFRNPMADPGIIGVSTGGALGAVIAIATGASALVSLALPAMSFAGATATLVLVYVVASVGGRFSMAALLLAGVAIGAFIAAVISAIILFTANLQAQREMLFWLAGGLGASTWQDVRLSLPFVILGIAVSVVLSRDLNLLMLSDEEARALGSRVSLTRNLLLVSTSLITGAAVAFSGTIAFVGLIAPHTLRLLVGADHRVLIPLSAIGGGVFLLAADTLSRTVVDPAEVPVGVVTALTGAPFFLVLLARNKARASML
- a CDS encoding CbtA family protein; translated protein: MQRVILRAVMVGVVAGLIVGVFHNIFTVPVIERAIALEEERAAVVVTAVASEEEETPLVSLGAQRVGLAIGMGILGVVFGLVFAGAYGLLRLALPDSAPIAQAIIAGLLGFWALSFLVSLKFPFVPPGVGSEDTLFFRQGFHLLFYALSALGVAGVILAVNEIHGSVYSEAMHLRLYALTGILYGAFLLAIFWIIPGNPDPVEVPAELLLEFNHVSLVGHLLTWGLMAMGFAYLLRQDLSSNNG
- the cobO gene encoding cob(I)yrinic acid a,c-diamide adenosyltransferase, which codes for MTTDTDPTREPQSVKGPRINKGLVVVNTGNGKGKTTAALGVLFRSWGRNMRVQMFQFLKHTGARFGEKRAADKLGIPINALGDGFTWLSKDMDHTEDLARQQWEVCREAILSDEHDVIILDEFTYPMHYGWVPVEDVLETLKKKPHMLHVIITGRYAPDALVEFADLVTEMREIKHPYKEQGIKAQPGLEF
- the cobN gene encoding cobaltochelatase subunit CobN, yielding MIVILTTSDTDILTLDRVRSELPSGFGDTLAINPFVLVQDEDAFRKFIDEDLADAVIVLTRLLGGDNAMGERFSELEAACRDRGIPLVACSGEPVRDAVFERRSTTLAIVAQTAFEYLNHGGVANMSNLLRFLSDETQGTDYGYGPPVPMPLDGAYRPGGTDAVPLVEYRQLYCDPARPTVALLFYRAHWVSQNVEFVDAMVEALERRGCNALPVFCSSLREDDGAVFRKYLMDSEGQAAVDVVVCTHSFAMSQNRGPHVANSSDENWDVAVLERLDVPILQAIVTTEPQAIWEERDIGLSPLDIAMNIALPELDGRIITVPVSFKESVSQNGAGTGVLRRYVPNIERTESVAGLAARYAKLRGTPPAERRIAIVLSNYPTKASRLGNAVGLDTPASAINLLHAMRDADYTVEDIPSDGDELMRRLIDKCTYDADFLTPEQMRNAEGRVSAAEYAAQFAGIPADAQDSMKSDWGEPPGSVYVDDGHLFMAGLRLGNVFVGIQPPRGFGENPIAIYHSPELMPTHHYIAFYRWLRDGFGADAVVHLGKHGTLEWTPGKGVGLSASCLPEVCLPDLPHFYPFIINNPGEGTQAKRRSHAVIIDHLVPAMTTADSYGDITRCEQLMDEYARAQGMDPQKLPMLRQQIWEVVQRAKLSEDLGVDEIPDDFDDFILHIDGYICELKDAQIRDGLHTLGEAPQGEMLIGLLLALTRLNNGDVPGMRHAIGDAIGLNYEELLKDRGAPVNSSAMPKALVGANGGSPIRSAGDVVERLEAISREMYESLADAAFDGSAAERIVSDLLDDSGAVPDVLRYVSETVHPALERTTDEIDSLLRGFDGRFISPGPAGAPTRGMAGVLPTGRNFYSMDPRSIPSETSWQIGRQLADSLIERYLDDEGQYPESVGISVWGTSAMRTHGDDIAQILALIGVRPTWQEESRRVSGLEVIPIEELGRPRIDVTVRISGFFRDAFHNLILMMDDAFHRVARLDEPEDRNFIRKHYVAEVEDKASSGMNTDVAESESLFRIFGSKPGSYGAGILQAIDDGSWQSDEDLANVYTAWGSYAYGRQHHGVSAVREFQRRFAAIDVATKNQDNREHDIFDSDDYMQFHGGMIATVRVLSGENPRQFFGDSSDPSLLRTRDLKEEARRVFRSRVVNPKWMDSMKRHGYKGAFELAATVDYMFGYDATAEIIDDWMYQEVTEKYALDPEMQRFFVQSNPWALRAIAERLMEAADRQMWEEPPEEMLNELRRVYLRTEALLEDRQEQSVV